The DNA segment GTCGCTGCTTTGCAGAGCGGAGCACTTGCTCATTGTGAAGCGTTGTTGCTGTGACATGGGAgactgcttcttcttcttgtcgaTGCCTTCTTCCATTGCTGTGTAGCAGTTCCATCGATCGTGCAGGCTGAGAAGCTGTTACAATGGAACAAGCGTTTTCacctttttgttttttgaacgAACGGTACAAGACAGTGccaattttattaaataaagcAGGAGTAAATACAAATAGCCaacaggagaaaaaaaaaaggaaaaaaaacaattaCATCGATTACGCTGACAATACTACAAACTACAGCTAAAGCAACTACAAGTGCCAACAGAAGAACTGTAACAACGTTTTCACCCTCATTACTTGTGGTGGTTTTGCTCAGTCAAAAGCTAACAACGAAAGAACAGTGAACCAGGTTTAGGACTTCAGGGATCATTTTCTGCTTTTGGTACAACCGCGTGACATTGCAAATTGCAAAGAAAAGGTTTTAGGGTAAGATATAGATATGTGGCAAAAGAATAAGATCTATAATTATTCTTttcttatgaaaacatttttattttgcttGTTTTTGTCGGTAGTTGCATTTTCCTGGAATGTTTCCTATTGGTTGGCCtaaatcttcttcttctggtgAGTCACCAAATCTTTGAATTAATCTGTAGTAGTAGCTCATTGAACAAAATTAGGGTAAATGCATTTCATCTGAAGACCTACAAGGCTGTCATTTTCTGAGAGAGGGAAAATGGGACAGCGTGATTACTAATGAAGATTGCAAAATTGTGATCAAGTCAAAACATTTGTGATTACTACATGTGAACTGTAATTTCTTTGATCAGGCTTTAAGGATTGGTAatcaattttatattttatatttactTTGTACTGCTTTCAAGAAATTAATCAACAGGAAGAAAATAACACTGTAAAGGATAACCTCGAGTACAATCAATGGATGCATCATGtgtaaataggattgctaatCTTACTTTtgtatcttaatttttttttaaagggaaGTTTTACTAACTTTCAACGTTACATCGAAGTGATACAAACCCAGATTCTACATAataagatgcacacaaccaaTTTTGTATCTTAATTAAAGCAATAGAAAACGATCTGTATAATTTCAGGAAATGCATGTACCTTGTCTATGTGGCTAACAAGCAGAAAGGTAATGTTGTTGGGGTTTCCAGATGCAGAAAGATAATCAATCACCTGTGGCCTGAGGGACAGAAGAGGCGTGCCTTGTCCATCCATGAGCAGCAGCTCGCCGGCGCACAGCTTTCGCCGCCGTGAGTAGTTGTCGACGCGGAAGACCAGCCTGCCCGCGCCATCGTAGACGGAGAAGCCGTCTGTTCCCTGGAAGCCCATGCTGGATCTCTTCCAGACCGTGTACGCTTCCGGGCGAtgtgccggcggcggcgcagcgcgGCGAGCACGGCCGCCGCGGCCTGCGCCTGAAGGGTGTATTCTGCTACTCATGCTGTTGGGGTTTGAGAGGGAGTGAGATGCATGACGGATCGATGGAAAATGCAAGGTGCGGTACGTGTGGCGAGAGGAGTAGGATTGACGTGAGGGAGCAGGCGTCTCAAGTCACCATCTGTGGCTTTCAGAATTTATTGTCATGGCGTACGTATACAGATGATTGTTGAATCGTGGATGCCtaccttttttcttcttatttctttttttgaagGATCGTGGATTCCTCTACCTTGCATGTTGGATAATGCACCTGAGAATGACTGCAGTGAAATTATGCCgattttttcctgatttttttatttcaatatttttaaactggattttgcaaatatatgagtctgttttgaaaaattacaacaagaataaaaataaaaatgttggGTTCCAATGCTCTTAAATTCAAAAGACTattgaaatagtcatgaaaaaggaagaaagttttttcctttttgttcatctttttttccCCAAGTGCTGAGAAGAAAGTCTCAGGTACGGCACAACTGAAATCTGAGCAATCGCCGGAAAGTCTAGCTTGCTGGTAATACTCGACTTAAATTTCGATCCTAATTAACTTGTTAAGTTGTTGCTTCGTTTTCTAGGTGAGCTaacattttgttcttttttctgaCTAACTTTTATGCTAATTATTTTTGCCATTTCACAGGATTTGTCGGGGCATAAATTCTTTATCACAGTGCTGCTTAATTTGTGCAGTTATAAATACAGCCGACATGGCAAGAGTAGcttaaaaatatgaaaaggCTGATGAATACAAGACAACTGATGAGTTGCAGTAATATTCTCTCAACTTTGTCTTTGTTCTCGGTTCTTCTGATGTTTTTGGTTTATTAGGGTCTGTTTAGTTAGGCTAATGCTTTTGGTTTTTATTGAAAAGTTGGTTTCTGTTTTTTAGCTTCTAgttgatgtttttttattggtttttaaataaatttttaacttcttagCACATCAGAAATCAGAAAAACTCCTCCTAGCTTgctttttagtttttagttcattttctcagaagctaattttttagcttttcaaaAACCAACTCAATGGGCAGTCGTTTGGTTGGACTTCTGGCTTCTGACAAGTAGAAATCAGCAGAAGTCTAACCAAACACAGTCTAAAGTTCTCTCATGCACTGAATATGATATGTGCTTTCTGTGAGATATGTGAAATGTCTTGTGAATATTTTCTTTCTACGAGGATTGCAGATCTTAACAGATGAAATAAAGATGGATGGAATAAAGGGAGTCACTGGTTTGTTTCGTCTTCAGTATGAATACTCAGCTTGCTTTGTAGTACAAAAAGAGAGCTGAAGTTCCTTCTGCAAATTTCTCTTTTAGGATTCGACAAACATTGGTCACTTTTCCCTTTTGCATCTCTGATGGTGCTTCAAGGTGGAAACCACCAACATAATGCTTCTATGAGAACAATTACTTACAGCTTACAACTCAAAGAGTTTTGGTTAGATCAAAGGAATCAGGTGGGAAAGGAAACAAAGATTGTTGCATatcagcattttttttttctgattttagTGCCAATGGGTTATTTTTCACCCACAAGATAGCAACATTATATTTTGGGAAAAGTTAATAGTACTAGAACTGGTACGTATGAAAAGTTGTGCCTTTTAACTTTTCCTTGTTACCTACTCAATTCCCAGCACAAGTTCACTTTACTAGGCACATATGCAAAGATTTAGGTaacgccaccaccaccaccaaagcTGAGGAGCTCTGGAGACTATGGGGCGGCCTAGAGGCACTCTGTCGTCGCCAGCCGGCTCTACGGCCCTTCGTAGCTAGCAAGGGACCTCACGCTGCCACCCTGCCTCAGCCTCACGCTATCGCCGCCCAAAGGTCATTGTCGCTTGGACCTGAGCCACCGTCACCGAGTTTCGACGACGCCAAACGCTGTCGTCGCTCCGCTGCTCTCCCTGGCATCGGCGCCACATAGATTCGGCTAGCTAAGGGCCGACCAATTGCGCTGATTTGGCCGTCATCGAGCCGGATCCAGTCGTTCAGCTGTTCGGATCCATCCGAACCGAATCCATCAGCGGTTCCTCTTTCGGCTGCAacagaagggaggaggaggaggagaggaactTTGGTGAGGACCAGACCAGCTCAAAGGCATAGCCGGCTACCGAGCTACTACGCACATCTTCCTCATCACGCGGGACGACGAAGCCATGTTCTTAGCATGCAACGATGAAGGAATAGCTAAACAACGTTGGCCAGATCTGCCTCCCCCTAGTCAGTCTCGCCTCGCCACCGTCAGCTAGGTCACCACCATCGGCTCTGTTGCCGCTGTTGCTGTGGAGGGGCACGCAGAGGTGCAACACTGCGAGGAGGCCCTTTTGACTCTGTAGGAgtcatccacctccaccaccacatAGGTTTAGTGTCGTAGATCTAGCCTTGTCAGCTCGGGGAGCTTTTGGTTCTTGAGTTGTGCTCAGTGGGAGAGAGTGGGCGTGTGAGATGGAGTGAGCATAGCTGCTGTCGCCGTTTGACGTCGCCCCAAGTTGCCAACTTCTGGATCCGCTACTCCAACTTAGCTTCATGCCGCCACCACTCTAGATGCACCACCGTGATGCCTTCTCGTGTCGTATTCCCATGATCGCCAATTGGGTCTGACCAGCGCACCGCATGGcgactgtcggaggattaactccagtcgcagggatcccgagagacccctttttagagattcgaccggggggatgatcctgaatatgttcgtcgaagaaataaatggaaatgaatgcaacggccggtggtggcgtggtgacctagtgcaagaagaagtaaatgcaccggaatttagacaggttcggaccgcacgggagcgtaataccctactcctgtatggatgctacaACTGTCCCAAGGaagtctctcagggatgttgctggttacaagaatcttgatctatctaagagaCTGGGGCTCCTGGTTCTTCGGCCCGTCTCGTGCTactcacttctcagccgtgtttctcttgtgctgtgttcttcgtCCGTCTTTTTCTCTATCTAGCTCCATTTCTCTATTCTTTTTTGCCCccttgcttctgtgccgccggctgccttAGGTATTCGtcggccgcgacatgccccgaacggaaggagggggcccgagttccgagacgccataaatggaaagggcgtcatcatttcctctggacgaagtgaccgggggtggaaaatgtatcgcacgcccggtcatccatcaccataaatgccctggcaacgggcgccgtggagagggcccaccgggcagtcgcagagcaaccggcgtgcccgccctgtcttgttcccctgccacagcagcgcggcagacggaacgtcttggtccttacgacgttatcccgagacaagccggatagcacgggacgggacccgtgcaattaataaccccacgcctctctgccagaacgtggcaggaactgacgctgagcgcggcgggagcagttgggggtgtcaggccatgcacgctcattaaatgcggcctcgagcctttgactggttgacacctcatcggcgggcccctcgggggcctttcggagtcgtcggggtaccgagtgctcgggggtactgttcacctccccgagcactctctcccgagaatgcctttccttgtcctcgggggaccgagtgctcgggggtactgttcacctccccgagcactctctcccgagcactcttgtacggaccttcggggaaccgagtcctcgggggctgccgcacgcagcctcgagcactcttgtatggaccctcggggaaccgagtgctcgagggctgccgcacgcagccccgagcactctctcccggaacttatcTATTCTGGTCGTTGGGgtactagggtgctcgggggtgaccgtatatctccccgagcactttcttacCGGTACTTGAATTCCGTGGATCAtaggggaactggggtgctcggggaccactgactgtggccccgagcgccttctcccgggacttaatcttttctcatcttgcaggagagaTCCCGCGGATGGcgtcatgtggcggatggctggctcggcctcgggattcggggacctccGGTTCCTGATACCCCGACAGCGACGCACCTCATCATTCTACTCGTTTGTTGCGTTGCCTCACGTGTCGCCACTAGAGGCATCTGCATGCAACTGCTCCTGCCATTGGGTTGCCCATGCACCAAACACACATCAAGCCATGTGGCGCCACCTCGAGCTGTCGCCTGAGCTTGACGGTGCCACAAGTCGTCGATGTCCAAATTCAACATCTCGCCGCAATGTCGAGCCGCTGCCATCGAGCCATGTGGCATAGCCTCGAGCTACCGCCCGAGCCCGATAGAGCCACAAGTCACCGATGCATGAATCTACCGCCCTATCGCAGCCCGAAGTCACAGCCACCCTTGAGCAGACACTAGGGTTTCTATTAGGCCCATCAATGGCTCTCAAGTCACAGGCGGTATCCCCACCTCTATCATCATCTCCTCCGTCGTCGCCACCAATGCCACCACCTTCACCTTCATCGTTACTACCCTCCAATTATGTCGAGGCATCGTGGGTGTTGGTGGGCTCGAAGGGTCGTTCTAGGTAGGATCCTCTTTCACGCCATGCCAAGCAGCCAACAATTTTTTCGCTCACAGCTCAATC comes from the Phragmites australis chromosome 22, lpPhrAust1.1, whole genome shotgun sequence genome and includes:
- the LOC133905578 gene encoding protein LURP-one-related 8-like; this encodes MSSRIHPSGAGRGGRARRAAPPPAHRPEAYTVWKRSSMGFQGTDGFSVYDGAGRLVFRVDNYSRRRKLCAGELLLMDGQGTPLLSLRPQLLSLHDRWNCYTAMEEGIDKKKKQSPMSQQQRFTMSKCSALQSSDEAEVYMTTTAGAAASGHGCQHLPAAPSFRIEGSFSRRSCKIRRSDGKEAARISRKNAGVASRPVTNLGDDVFSLVVRPGVDAATIMAIVVVMDRICHRPYTPMVCSSQ